In a single window of the Rhodamnia argentea isolate NSW1041297 chromosome 2, ASM2092103v1, whole genome shotgun sequence genome:
- the LOC115727682 gene encoding transcription initiation factor IIF subunit beta produces the protein MEEDEGSSKVETAKAERSVWLMKCPVVVAKSWQAHPPSDPNPLAKVVLSLDPLRPPDDPSSLQFTMEMASTEPGNMPKSYSLNMSKDIVPMSVFSETGHGKVAVEGKVEHKFDMKPNSESIEEYGKLCRERTNKSMIRNRQIQVINNDRGAHMRPLPGIIGLVSSASKDKKKTQPVKQSDMKRTRRDRGELEDIMFKLFERQPNWALKQLVQETDQPAQFLKEILNELCVYNKRGANQGTYELKPEYKKSVEDTAAE, from the exons ATGGAGGAAGACGAGGGAAGCAGCAAGGTGGAGACGGCGAAGGCGGAGAGATCGGTGTGGCTGATGAAGTGCCCGGTGGTGGTGGCGAAATCGTGGCAAGCTCACCCGCCCTCAGACCCCAATCCCCTCGCCAAGGTCGTTCTCTCTCTCGACCCTCTTCGACCTCCCGACGACCCTTCTTCCCTccag TTCACTATGGAGATGGCGAGCACTGAGCCTGGGAATATGCCAAAAAGTTATTCTCTGAATATGTCTAAAGATATTGTCCCAATGTCTGTTTTCTCGGAAACAGGTCATG GCAAGGTCGCAGTGGAAGGGAAAGTGGAACATAAATTTGACATGAAACCGAATAGTGAGAGCATTGAGGAGTATGGAAAATTATGCCGCGAAAGGACAAATAAGTCGATGATAAGAAATCGACAAATACAG GTGATAAACAATGATCGTGGAGCGCACATGAGGCCTTTGCCTGGTATCATAGGGTTGGTCTCATCCGCATCCAAG GATAAGAAGAAAACGCAACCAGTGAAGCAGTCAGACATGAAAAGAACCCGAAGAGATAGAGGGGAGCTGGAGGATATAATGTTCAAGCTGTTTGAGAGACAACCCAATTGGGCACTAAAGCAACTTGTGCAGGAGACTGATCAACCTGCG CAATTCCTGAAAGAGATCTTAAATGAGCTTTGTGTTTACAACAAAAGGGGAGCCAACCAGGGTACATACGAGCTTAAGCCAGAGTATAAGAAATCAGTTGAAGATACAGCTGCCGAATAA